The proteins below come from a single Streptomyces sp. SCSIO 75703 genomic window:
- a CDS encoding ferredoxin has translation MKAAVDATKCNAYGTCADHCPSVFRLDEWGYGSVVGDGTVAEADIEAAKTAMADCPEKAITLIDA, from the coding sequence ATGAAAGCCGCAGTCGACGCCACCAAGTGCAACGCCTACGGAACCTGCGCCGACCACTGCCCGTCGGTCTTCCGGCTCGACGAGTGGGGCTACGGCTCCGTCGTCGGCGACGGCACCGTCGCCGAGGCCGACATCGAGGCCGCCAAGACCGCCATGGCGGACTGCCCCGAGAAGGCCATCACCC
- a CDS encoding NADH-ubiquinone oxidoreductase-F iron-sulfur binding region domain-containing protein has product MTPASVLAGPHAEGTAIGRRAAVHPAVIPRLVVAGSEDARLGLAAERALGTYEPGTEGTGLLDDLERSGLRGRGGAAFPAHIKWRGVAAGEGPRVVVANGEEGEPASGKDRWLLTHRPHLVLDGLLLAARTVGAGRAVVYLSHPETVAAVQGALDELAVAGDDRAREVEIHAVDPTYVAGEESALCRSLNGGPALPTAKPPRPHESGVDGRPTLVSNVETLAHAAWLARNGADAFRAEGTDASPGTALVTLSGACGAPGVYEVPLGRTIRHLFDEVGGGLAEEAHGFLVGGWFGGVLRRARAQNAPCCYDALRTLGSGLGCGSITALGADDAPLRVAADLAAWYARESAGQCGVCVNGTKSIRDAFTRLADGGGSADDRDKLARWGDTLPRRGACAFLDGAAALARSAVAEYPEAFPAGA; this is encoded by the coding sequence GTGACCCCTGCTTCCGTACTCGCCGGGCCGCACGCGGAGGGCACCGCCATCGGCCGGCGTGCCGCCGTCCACCCCGCGGTCATCCCCCGTCTGGTCGTCGCCGGCAGCGAGGACGCCCGCCTCGGCCTGGCCGCCGAGCGCGCGCTCGGCACGTACGAGCCGGGCACCGAAGGCACCGGTCTCCTCGACGATTTGGAGCGCTCCGGCCTCCGCGGCCGGGGCGGGGCGGCTTTCCCCGCGCACATCAAGTGGCGCGGCGTCGCCGCCGGCGAGGGCCCCCGCGTGGTGGTCGCCAACGGCGAGGAGGGCGAGCCCGCCTCCGGCAAGGACCGCTGGCTGCTCACCCACCGCCCCCACCTGGTGCTCGACGGGCTGCTGCTCGCCGCCCGCACGGTGGGGGCGGGACGGGCCGTCGTCTACCTCTCGCACCCCGAGACGGTCGCTGCCGTCCAGGGCGCGCTCGACGAACTGGCCGTCGCCGGTGACGACCGCGCCCGCGAGGTGGAGATCCACGCCGTGGACCCCACCTATGTGGCCGGTGAGGAGAGCGCCCTGTGCCGCTCCCTCAACGGCGGCCCGGCGCTGCCCACGGCGAAGCCGCCGCGCCCGCACGAGAGCGGCGTCGACGGCCGCCCCACCCTCGTCTCCAACGTGGAGACGCTCGCGCACGCCGCCTGGCTCGCCCGCAACGGCGCCGACGCGTTCCGCGCCGAGGGCACCGACGCCTCGCCCGGCACCGCCCTGGTCACGCTCTCCGGCGCCTGTGGCGCCCCGGGCGTCTACGAGGTACCGCTGGGCCGCACGATCCGGCACCTGTTCGACGAGGTCGGCGGTGGCCTGGCCGAGGAGGCCCACGGGTTCCTGGTGGGCGGCTGGTTCGGCGGCGTGCTGCGCCGCGCCCGCGCCCAGAACGCACCCTGCTGCTACGACGCCCTGCGCACCCTCGGCAGCGGCCTCGGCTGCGGCTCGATCACCGCGCTGGGCGCCGACGACGCCCCGTTGCGGGTCGCCGCCGACCTGGCCGCCTGGTACGCCCGAGAGAGCGCCGGCCAGTGCGGAGTGTGCGTCAACGGCACCAAGTCCATCCGGGACGCCTTCACCCGGCTCGCCGACGGCGGCGGCAGCGCCGACGACCGCGACAAGCTCGCCCGCTGGGGCGACACGCTCCCCAGGCGCGGCGCCTGCGCCTTCCTGGACGGCGCGGCCGCCCTCGCCCGCTCGGCGGTCGCCGAGTACCCAGAGGCGTTCCCGGCCGGCGCCTGA
- a CDS encoding isochorismatase family protein, with the protein MSATAQGEVAVRALYAQRGLGGRLAPGSRPVVVVVDLINGFTDPDCPPGSDLDAVVAATRTLLDAARAAGTPVVFTTIAFAADGIEGAVWLRKMPAMKVLLDGSPWVELDARLGRTENEPLVVKRAASAFANTGLTTLLATLGADSVIITGATTSGCVRATAVDACAAGYPAFVVTDCVGDRAAGPHEASLFDIDAKYGDVIGLEEALDLLPGVPPAPPTGGVAP; encoded by the coding sequence GTGAGCGCCACCGCTCAGGGCGAGGTGGCCGTGCGCGCGCTGTACGCACAGCGCGGGCTCGGCGGCCGCCTCGCCCCCGGCAGCCGCCCGGTCGTCGTGGTCGTCGACCTGATCAACGGGTTCACCGACCCCGACTGCCCGCCCGGCAGCGACCTGGACGCCGTCGTCGCCGCGACCCGCACCCTGCTGGACGCGGCCCGCGCGGCCGGCACCCCGGTGGTGTTCACCACCATCGCCTTCGCCGCCGACGGCATCGAGGGCGCGGTCTGGCTGCGCAAGATGCCCGCGATGAAGGTGCTGCTCGACGGCAGCCCCTGGGTGGAGCTCGACGCCCGCCTCGGCCGCACCGAGAACGAACCGCTCGTCGTCAAGCGCGCCGCCTCCGCGTTCGCGAACACCGGCCTGACCACGCTGCTCGCCACCCTCGGCGCCGACAGCGTGATCATCACCGGCGCCACCACCTCGGGCTGCGTCCGCGCCACCGCGGTGGACGCCTGCGCCGCCGGCTACCCGGCGTTCGTCGTCACCGACTGCGTGGGCGACCGCGCCGCCGGCCCGCATGAAGCAAGCCTGTTCGACATCGACGCCAAGTACGGCGACGTCATCGGACTCGAGGAAGCGCTGGACCTGCTGCCCGGCGTACCACCCGCACCGCCCACCGGAGGTGTCGCACCGTGA
- a CDS encoding SDR family oxidoreductase, translated as MSGGRLRGEIALVTGAAGGLGSAVVRRYLAEGARVVAADLRPGPLTDLAASLGSPAELVTVPGDAFDWETSQEMVAAAHRHFGQISVYTSCVGVYDHNVRFTDLSGDRLGEALLECWRINVGSVLVSLRAVLDDLAATRGRAVLTGSYAAHAPGGGGVPYTSSKHALLGVVRQLAHELAPEVRVNAVSPGVLPTVMTGLGTLGQAPGDAVLPGTEQALPLGRIPTGDELAGLYVTLASASDTAAVTGSVLVADSGLLTRGLGSPSGGEEL; from the coding sequence ATGAGCGGCGGACGTCTCCGGGGCGAGATCGCCCTGGTCACCGGAGCGGCCGGCGGACTCGGCTCGGCCGTGGTGCGCCGCTACCTCGCCGAGGGCGCCCGGGTGGTCGCCGCCGACCTGCGGCCCGGCCCGCTGACAGACCTGGCCGCATCGCTCGGCTCTCCGGCGGAGCTGGTCACCGTCCCCGGTGACGCCTTCGACTGGGAGACGTCGCAGGAGATGGTGGCCGCCGCCCACCGGCACTTCGGCCAGATCAGCGTGTACACGTCCTGCGTCGGCGTCTACGACCACAACGTGCGGTTCACCGACCTGTCCGGCGACCGGCTGGGCGAGGCCCTGCTGGAGTGCTGGCGGATCAACGTCGGCTCCGTACTGGTCAGTCTCCGGGCCGTGCTCGACGATCTGGCGGCCACCCGCGGCCGGGCCGTGCTCACCGGCTCGTACGCGGCCCACGCGCCCGGCGGCGGCGGGGTGCCCTACACCTCGTCGAAGCACGCGCTGCTCGGCGTGGTCAGGCAGCTCGCCCACGAGCTGGCCCCCGAGGTGCGGGTCAACGCGGTGTCGCCGGGCGTCCTGCCCACCGTGATGACCGGCCTGGGCACCCTCGGCCAGGCGCCCGGGGACGCGGTGCTGCCCGGCACCGAGCAGGCGCTGCCACTCGGCCGGATCCCCACCGGCGACGAGCTGGCCGGGCTCTACGTCACCCTCGCCTCGGCATCCGACACGGCCGCCGTCACCGGCAGCGTGCTGGTCGCCGACTCGGGGCTGCTGACGCGGGGCCTCGGTTCCCCGTCGGGGGGCGAGGAACTGTGA
- a CDS encoding Rieske 2Fe-2S domain-containing protein, producing MTSHTDSSAKLLNAVTEGAEKGVIPASIFGDPDLYRQELRNVFGRCWVFLAHESEIPAKGDYVLRKIGEDHFIVVRDDEGEINVLFDACRHRGVQVCRSDSGNTSHFRCPYHGWTYNTKGNLVGAPLWRNAFGGMSKEGNGLASAAKVASYQGLVFGTLDESAPPLKEYLGGMAWYLDLVFGLNEHGVEVLGPPQRFVIDANWKSGAENFSGDDYHLGTLHRSVWEIGAFPVPFHENMMGYHIQASPGHSLSFSMAQDADEPGPNYFGFPDELAQSFNTTNISADQLEVARRSRVFVGNVFPNFSMLALPMTEDGSHHPPVGILTLRTWQPHGPGQVEVWNWFAGYKNLTPEQKDRAYRAGLGTFSMGGAFEVDDTEPWITVSRTGSSTAAKLLDFQLNYEMGKPGVGISKPVKEWPGPGRVQWTRYEEGVQRNLYTFYAEMMRSAPGEWPSLAFGEDAADTGEESQA from the coding sequence ATGACGAGCCACACCGACTCCAGCGCGAAACTGCTGAACGCGGTCACCGAGGGGGCCGAGAAGGGGGTCATCCCCGCCTCGATCTTCGGTGATCCGGATCTGTACCGCCAGGAACTGCGGAACGTCTTCGGACGCTGCTGGGTCTTCCTCGCCCACGAGTCCGAGATCCCCGCCAAGGGCGACTACGTCCTGCGCAAGATCGGCGAGGACCACTTCATCGTCGTCCGCGACGACGAGGGCGAGATCAACGTCCTGTTCGACGCCTGCCGGCACCGCGGTGTGCAGGTCTGCCGGTCGGACTCCGGCAACACCTCCCACTTCCGCTGCCCGTACCACGGCTGGACGTACAACACCAAGGGCAACCTGGTGGGCGCGCCGCTGTGGCGCAACGCCTTCGGCGGCATGTCCAAGGAGGGCAACGGTCTCGCCTCGGCCGCCAAGGTCGCGTCGTACCAGGGCCTGGTCTTCGGCACGCTCGACGAGAGCGCGCCGCCGCTCAAGGAGTACCTGGGCGGCATGGCCTGGTACCTGGACCTCGTCTTCGGGCTCAACGAGCACGGCGTGGAGGTGCTCGGCCCGCCGCAGCGATTCGTCATCGACGCCAACTGGAAGTCGGGCGCGGAGAACTTCTCCGGCGACGACTACCACCTGGGTACGCTGCACCGTTCCGTGTGGGAGATCGGCGCCTTTCCGGTGCCGTTCCACGAGAACATGATGGGCTATCACATCCAGGCCTCACCCGGACACTCCCTGTCGTTCTCCATGGCGCAGGACGCCGACGAGCCCGGCCCGAACTACTTCGGTTTCCCGGACGAGCTGGCCCAGTCCTTCAACACCACCAACATCAGCGCCGACCAGCTCGAGGTCGCCCGCCGGTCCCGGGTGTTCGTCGGCAACGTGTTCCCGAACTTCTCGATGCTCGCCCTGCCGATGACCGAGGACGGTTCCCACCACCCGCCGGTCGGCATCCTCACCCTGCGCACCTGGCAGCCGCACGGCCCGGGCCAGGTCGAGGTGTGGAACTGGTTCGCCGGTTACAAGAACCTCACCCCCGAGCAGAAGGACCGTGCCTACCGTGCCGGTCTCGGCACGTTCTCCATGGGCGGCGCCTTCGAGGTCGACGACACCGAACCGTGGATCACGGTCAGCCGCACCGGCTCCTCCACCGCCGCCAAGCTGCTCGACTTCCAGCTCAACTACGAGATGGGCAAGCCCGGCGTCGGCATCTCCAAGCCGGTCAAGGAGTGGCCCGGTCCGGGCCGCGTCCAGTGGACCCGCTACGAGGAGGGCGTGCAGCGCAACCTGTACACCTTCTACGCCGAGATGATGCGCTCCGCACCCGGTGAGTGGCCTTCCCTGGCCTTCGGTGAAGACGCCGCCGACACGGGCGAGGAGAGCCAGGCATGA
- a CDS encoding 3-phenylpropionate/cinnamic acid dioxygenase subunit beta, with protein sequence MDSTLPRITADTALYAEVLDWIHTEAELLDDLREREWLETMVSRDVTYAVPLRQTVERARGRGFSPDTYHLLETYGSLDSRVTRNETPYAWAEDPPSRIRHFVTNVRARRTDAPDVIAVKSNLLLHRTRQDQSVPQLLSAERHDELRREDGRLMLLRRDVLLDLTVIRTHNLAIFF encoded by the coding sequence ATGGACTCGACCCTCCCTCGGATCACAGCGGACACCGCCCTGTACGCGGAAGTCCTGGACTGGATCCACACCGAGGCCGAACTGCTGGACGATCTGCGCGAGCGGGAATGGCTGGAGACGATGGTCAGCCGTGACGTCACCTACGCCGTGCCGCTGCGGCAGACCGTGGAGCGGGCCCGGGGACGCGGGTTCTCGCCCGACACCTACCACCTGCTGGAGACCTACGGCTCCCTCGACAGCCGGGTCACGCGCAACGAAACGCCCTACGCCTGGGCCGAGGACCCGCCCTCCCGCATCCGGCACTTCGTCACCAACGTACGGGCCCGCCGGACCGACGCCCCGGACGTCATCGCCGTCAAGAGCAACCTGCTGCTGCACCGCACCCGCCAGGACCAGAGCGTCCCGCAGCTGCTGTCGGCCGAACGGCACGACGAACTGCGCCGTGAGGACGGCCGGCTGATGCTGCTGCGCCGCGACGTCCTGCTCGACCTGACCGTGATCCGCACGCACAACCTGGCGATCTTCTTCTGA
- a CDS encoding MBL fold metallo-hydrolase yields MCSLCGSDTPAHAAHGVGRRSLLTTLGIAPVVVGLSGATAAAATRTASAGRPGKDKRGALELVLLGTKAGPPVDPLRAGISTALVVDGATYVIDCGRAAVTQYMRAGLDLASLSGIFITHLHADHVADYYNFFLLGDSAPAQLIGPVPVYGPGPAGGLPPKFGGGQAPTVNPDNPTPGLKALTDGCHAAYAYSTNVFLRDMGIQDIRALADVHEIELPDVGASYTETAPLMEPFVVMEDDRVKVSAILVPHGPVFPAFAFRFDTDHGSVTFSGDTTYSDNLIALARGSDVLVHEAISVEGLEAPAVFVDHLLQSHVEVQKVGPIAQRAGAGMLVLSHIADVTRPSVDVPKWKKWAQKGYDGEVIVGEDLQRIKLA; encoded by the coding sequence ATGTGCAGCCTTTGCGGTTCCGACACTCCGGCCCACGCCGCCCACGGGGTCGGCAGACGATCCCTGCTGACCACACTCGGTATCGCCCCGGTGGTCGTCGGCCTCTCCGGCGCGACAGCGGCGGCAGCCACCCGTACCGCATCCGCCGGGCGGCCCGGCAAGGACAAAAGGGGTGCGCTCGAACTGGTGCTGCTGGGCACGAAGGCGGGGCCTCCTGTCGACCCGCTGCGGGCCGGGATCTCCACCGCGCTCGTCGTCGACGGTGCGACCTACGTCATCGACTGCGGGCGCGCGGCCGTCACCCAGTACATGCGCGCCGGTCTCGACCTGGCGTCCCTGAGCGGGATCTTCATCACGCATCTGCACGCCGACCACGTCGCCGACTACTACAACTTCTTCCTGCTCGGCGACAGTGCCCCCGCCCAGCTCATCGGGCCGGTCCCCGTCTACGGCCCCGGACCGGCCGGAGGGCTCCCGCCGAAGTTCGGTGGCGGACAGGCGCCGACGGTCAACCCGGACAACCCCACTCCGGGCCTGAAGGCGTTGACGGACGGCTGCCACGCGGCGTACGCCTACAGCACGAACGTCTTCCTGCGGGACATGGGCATCCAGGACATCCGCGCCCTCGCCGACGTGCACGAGATCGAACTCCCCGACGTCGGCGCCTCCTACACCGAAACCGCGCCCCTGATGGAGCCGTTCGTCGTGATGGAGGACGACCGCGTCAAGGTCTCCGCGATCCTGGTGCCGCACGGACCGGTGTTCCCCGCCTTCGCCTTCCGCTTCGACACCGACCACGGCTCGGTCACGTTCTCCGGCGACACCACCTACAGCGACAACCTGATCGCGCTGGCCAGGGGCTCGGACGTGCTGGTCCACGAGGCGATCAGCGTCGAGGGCCTGGAAGCCCCGGCGGTCTTCGTCGACCACCTGCTGCAGTCCCACGTCGAGGTGCAGAAGGTCGGCCCCATCGCGCAGCGAGCCGGGGCCGGCATGCTCGTGCTCTCGCACATCGCCGACGTCACCCGCCCATCGGTCGACGTCCCCAAGTGGAAGAAGTGGGCGCAGAAGGGCTATGACGGCGAGGTCATAGTCGGTGAGGACCTCCAGCGGATCAAGCTGGCCTGA
- a CDS encoding FAD-dependent oxidoreductase: MALISLSRPGSIGSLTLRNRVVKSPNTTGTCNPDGTVTQRTVDHYRRLGEGGTGLVMVEYTYVDDDASKSVHGQPGAANQNHVAGLGWLADEVRSTGAAIGLQLVHCGRQKFLGTRPMKSASGSSWDVVEASFGVRPEPLTLEEIAGVVRSFGEAAQRAYQARFDLVEIHAGHGYMITNFLSPHTNDRTDAYGGSFENRSRILLEIVDAVRARVPRDFPLSVRMSVTDYEPDGITIEESVHLARLLEEHGVDVIHASGGHHARMEWEVSSWFMPRQPHRWGWEKLKAAVSIPVIASGSLVSPEIAGEILDSGSADFVSLGRAMLADPDWANKALSGRHLEIVPCIRCNDGCLDRGIDAKRSVGCTVNAEVAEEGRFPVVRAPEAKRVAVAGGGPAGLRAAAVLHDRGHNVTVFEPGELGGALNHAVGSTVKQDLAALRVHLVHEVTRRGIEVRAEAADAIALTGGFDEVVIATGAPQRVFTGEVAAGALALLPGDVTARRGELSGRHVVVVGGGFQGCETALRLAELPGTSVTLVERSERLLRGDEVKYDALLLPGRLAQAGVETHTGWEAVGVAADGVRVRAANGSEKVLAADAAVLALGREPGGTGLVDAVRAAGVPVSAVGSAVRPGRVYDALHTAFFTARRV, from the coding sequence ATGGCTCTCATCAGTCTGTCCCGTCCCGGCAGCATCGGCTCCCTGACCCTGCGCAACCGCGTCGTCAAGTCGCCGAACACCACCGGCACCTGCAACCCCGACGGCACCGTGACCCAGCGCACGGTCGACCACTACCGCCGGCTCGGCGAGGGCGGCACCGGCCTGGTCATGGTCGAGTACACCTACGTCGACGACGACGCCAGCAAGTCCGTCCACGGCCAGCCCGGCGCCGCCAACCAGAACCACGTCGCCGGCCTGGGCTGGCTGGCCGACGAGGTCCGCTCCACCGGGGCCGCGATCGGACTGCAACTCGTGCACTGCGGACGCCAGAAGTTCCTGGGCACCCGCCCGATGAAGTCCGCCTCGGGATCCTCCTGGGACGTCGTCGAGGCCTCCTTCGGAGTCCGGCCCGAGCCGCTCACCCTGGAGGAGATCGCGGGCGTGGTGCGGAGCTTCGGCGAGGCGGCACAACGGGCGTACCAGGCCCGGTTCGACCTGGTGGAGATCCACGCCGGCCACGGCTACATGATCACCAACTTCCTGTCCCCGCACACCAACGACCGCACCGACGCCTACGGCGGCTCCTTCGAGAACCGTTCCCGGATACTGCTGGAGATCGTCGACGCCGTTCGCGCCAGGGTGCCGCGGGACTTCCCGCTGAGCGTGCGGATGTCGGTCACGGACTACGAGCCCGACGGCATCACCATCGAGGAGTCGGTGCACCTCGCCAGGCTGCTGGAAGAGCACGGGGTGGACGTCATCCACGCCTCCGGCGGTCATCACGCCCGGATGGAGTGGGAGGTGAGCTCCTGGTTCATGCCCCGTCAGCCGCACCGCTGGGGCTGGGAGAAGCTCAAGGCAGCCGTGTCGATCCCGGTGATCGCCTCCGGTTCGCTGGTCAGCCCGGAGATCGCCGGGGAGATCCTGGACTCGGGCAGCGCCGACTTCGTGTCGCTCGGCCGGGCCATGCTGGCCGACCCGGACTGGGCGAACAAGGCGCTGTCGGGCCGTCACCTGGAGATCGTGCCGTGCATCCGGTGCAACGACGGCTGCCTGGACCGCGGGATCGACGCCAAGCGCAGCGTGGGCTGCACGGTCAACGCGGAGGTGGCCGAGGAGGGGCGTTTCCCGGTGGTGCGCGCGCCCGAGGCCAAGCGGGTCGCGGTGGCGGGCGGCGGCCCGGCCGGGCTGCGGGCGGCGGCCGTGCTGCACGACCGGGGGCACAACGTCACCGTGTTCGAGCCTGGTGAGCTGGGCGGCGCCCTGAACCACGCGGTGGGCTCCACCGTCAAACAGGACCTGGCGGCGCTCCGCGTCCACCTGGTGCACGAGGTGACCCGGCGTGGCATCGAGGTGCGCGCCGAGGCCGCCGACGCCATCGCGCTGACCGGCGGCTTCGACGAGGTGGTCATCGCCACCGGCGCCCCGCAGCGGGTGTTCACCGGTGAGGTCGCGGCCGGCGCCCTGGCGCTGCTGCCCGGGGACGTCACCGCCCGCCGCGGGGAGTTGTCCGGACGCCACGTCGTGGTGGTCGGCGGCGGCTTCCAGGGGTGCGAGACGGCGCTGCGCCTGGCGGAGCTGCCGGGTACCTCGGTCACCCTCGTGGAGCGGAGCGAGCGGCTGCTGCGCGGCGACGAGGTCAAGTACGACGCCCTGCTGCTGCCCGGCCGGCTGGCGCAGGCCGGCGTCGAGACGCACACCGGCTGGGAGGCGGTCGGCGTCGCCGCGGACGGCGTACGGGTGCGGGCGGCGAACGGGTCCGAGAAGGTGCTCGCGGCCGATGCCGCCGTGCTCGCGCTGGGCCGGGAACCTGGCGGCACGGGCCTCGTGGACGCCGTGCGCGCGGCCGGCGTGCCGGTGTCGGCGGTGGGCTCCGCGGTGAGGCCCGGCCGGGTCTACGACGCCCTGCACACGGCGTTCTTCACGGCTCGCCGGGTCTGA
- a CDS encoding aldehyde dehydrogenase family protein has translation MTRYAAPGTEGAIVSYQSRYDHFIGGEYVPPARGQYFENPSPVNGKPFTEVARGTAEDVERALDAAHGAAPGWGRTPAAERSGILLKIADRMEANLEKLAVAESWENGKPVRETLAADIPLAIDHFRYFAGVIRAQEGSLGEVDDDTVAYHFHEPLGVVAQIIPWNFPILMATWKLAPALAAGNAVVLKPAEQTPASIHYWLSLVADLLPPGVLNIVNGFGVEAGKPLASSPRVAKVAFTGETTTGRLIMQYASENIKPVTLELGGKSPNIFFDDVWARDDDFRDKALEGFTMFALNQGEVCTCPSRALVQRGNYAEFMEAAVARTERITPGHPLDTDTMIGAQASNDQLEKILSYLDIGRREGAKVLTGGERLEQEGELKGGYYVQPTIFEGNNRMRIFQEEIFGPVVAVTSFDDFDDAIKTANDTLYGLGAGVWTRDINTAYRAGRAIQAGRVWTNCYHAYPAHAAFGGYKQSGIGRENHKMMLEHYQQTKNLLVSYSPKRLGFF, from the coding sequence ATGACCCGTTACGCGGCGCCCGGCACCGAGGGCGCGATCGTCTCCTACCAGTCGCGGTACGACCACTTCATCGGCGGCGAGTACGTGCCGCCGGCGCGAGGGCAGTACTTCGAGAACCCGTCTCCGGTCAACGGGAAGCCGTTCACGGAGGTCGCCCGCGGTACGGCGGAGGACGTGGAACGGGCCCTCGACGCGGCCCACGGGGCGGCCCCGGGCTGGGGACGGACCCCGGCGGCCGAGCGGTCCGGCATCCTGCTCAAGATCGCCGACCGGATGGAGGCGAACCTGGAGAAGCTGGCGGTCGCCGAGAGCTGGGAGAACGGCAAGCCGGTGCGCGAGACGCTGGCCGCCGACATTCCGCTGGCCATCGACCACTTCCGGTACTTCGCGGGCGTGATCCGGGCCCAGGAGGGTTCGCTCGGCGAGGTCGACGACGACACGGTCGCCTACCACTTCCACGAGCCGCTGGGCGTGGTCGCGCAGATCATCCCGTGGAACTTCCCGATCCTGATGGCGACCTGGAAGCTCGCGCCCGCGCTCGCCGCCGGCAACGCGGTGGTGCTGAAGCCCGCCGAGCAGACACCGGCCTCGATCCACTACTGGCTGAGCCTGGTGGCGGACCTGCTGCCGCCCGGCGTCCTCAACATCGTCAACGGCTTCGGCGTGGAGGCGGGCAAGCCGCTCGCGTCGAGCCCGCGGGTGGCGAAGGTGGCGTTCACCGGGGAGACCACGACGGGGCGGCTGATCATGCAGTACGCCTCGGAGAACATCAAGCCGGTCACGCTGGAGCTGGGCGGCAAGTCCCCCAACATCTTCTTCGACGACGTGTGGGCACGGGACGACGACTTCCGGGACAAGGCGCTGGAAGGCTTCACCATGTTCGCCCTGAACCAGGGGGAGGTCTGCACCTGCCCGTCCCGGGCACTGGTCCAGCGCGGCAACTACGCCGAGTTCATGGAGGCCGCCGTCGCCCGTACCGAACGGATCACGCCCGGCCACCCGCTGGACACCGACACGATGATCGGCGCGCAGGCGTCGAACGACCAGTTGGAGAAGATCCTCTCCTACCTGGACATCGGCAGGCGGGAAGGTGCCAAGGTCCTCACCGGCGGAGAGCGCCTGGAGCAGGAGGGCGAGCTGAAGGGCGGCTACTACGTCCAGCCCACGATCTTCGAGGGCAACAACCGGATGCGGATCTTCCAGGAGGAGATCTTCGGCCCGGTCGTCGCGGTCACGTCCTTCGACGACTTCGACGACGCCATCAAGACCGCGAACGACACGCTCTACGGTCTGGGCGCGGGGGTGTGGACCCGCGACATCAACACCGCGTACCGCGCCGGCCGCGCCATCCAGGCTGGACGCGTCTGGACCAACTGCTACCACGCGTACCCCGCCCACGCGGCGTTCGGCGGCTACAAGCAGTCGGGCATCGGCCGGGAGAACCACAAGATGATGCTGGAGCACTACCAGCAGACGAAGAATCTTCTGGTGTCGTACTCACCGAAGCGGCTCGGCTTCTTCTAG
- a CDS encoding GAF domain-containing protein, giving the protein MSDSWLALEPGADPVERARTLRRAHETFTRAGTVSRPVRDVVAASWRRSVRAGVGPDGTASVELVDADLSAYRADHPLARVMPLVRELLGTFASDGEHLLAVCDAHGSLLWVEGHPATRRRADRMNFVPGARWAESAVGTNAPGTAVAVGKPVQVFAAEHFIRRVQPWTCAAAPIHDPRTGRVLGAVDITGGDGLAHPHSLGFVQAVARAAETHLALSAPERPGTGRAELAALGRTEALLTVDGRRVRLSRRHSEIVALLALHPEGLTGDELLCALYEDERVTPVTLRAELARLRGVLGPGRLGSRPYRLTVPVESDVAVVERRLRSGAITEASTAYAGPLLPGSQAPAVVRTRRRLADALRNALIARGDPDLLADWAHAPWGEDDLDVWRALVTVRPTAVARSRLAALESELAAPGRW; this is encoded by the coding sequence ATGAGCGATTCATGGCTGGCTCTGGAACCGGGGGCCGACCCCGTCGAGCGCGCGCGGACACTGCGGCGCGCGCACGAGACCTTCACCCGGGCGGGCACCGTGTCACGGCCCGTGCGGGACGTCGTGGCCGCGTCCTGGCGGCGGTCGGTGCGGGCGGGGGTCGGCCCGGACGGCACCGCGAGCGTGGAACTCGTGGACGCCGATCTCAGCGCGTACCGGGCCGATCATCCGCTGGCGCGGGTCATGCCGCTGGTCCGCGAGCTGCTGGGCACGTTCGCCTCCGACGGGGAACACCTGCTGGCGGTGTGCGACGCGCACGGCAGCCTGCTCTGGGTCGAGGGCCATCCGGCGACCCGGCGCCGGGCGGACCGCATGAACTTCGTGCCGGGCGCCCGCTGGGCGGAGTCGGCGGTCGGCACGAACGCGCCGGGTACCGCGGTCGCCGTGGGCAAGCCCGTCCAGGTCTTCGCGGCCGAGCACTTCATACGCCGTGTCCAGCCCTGGACGTGCGCGGCGGCCCCCATCCACGATCCTCGGACGGGGCGGGTGCTCGGTGCCGTGGACATCACCGGCGGGGACGGGCTGGCACATCCGCACAGCCTCGGCTTCGTGCAGGCGGTCGCCCGTGCCGCCGAGACCCATCTCGCGCTGTCCGCCCCGGAGCGGCCCGGGACCGGCCGGGCAGAGCTGGCCGCGCTGGGCCGCACCGAGGCGCTGCTCACCGTCGACGGCCGCCGCGTCCGGCTCAGTCGCCGGCACAGCGAGATCGTCGCCCTGCTGGCCCTGCACCCCGAGGGGCTTACCGGAGACGAACTGCTGTGCGCGCTGTACGAGGACGAGCGGGTGACCCCGGTGACGCTCCGCGCGGAGCTCGCCCGCCTGCGCGGAGTGCTCGGTCCCGGGCGGCTGGGGTCCCGTCCGTACCGGCTCACCGTGCCCGTGGAGTCCGACGTCGCGGTGGTCGAGCGGCGGCTGCGCTCCGGGGCGATCACGGAGGCGTCGACGGCCTACGCCGGTCCGCTGCTGCCGGGCTCGCAGGCCCCGGCCGTGGTCCGGACGCGTCGCCGGCTCGCCGACGCCCTGCGCAACGCGCTGATCGCACGCGGCGACCCGGACCTGCTCGCCGACTGGGCGCACGCCCCCTGGGGCGAGGACGACCTCGACGTCTGGCGGGCTCTGGTCACCGTCCGTCCCACGGCGGTGGCCCGGTCACGGCTGGCCGCGCTGGAGTCCGAACTCGCGGCGCCGGGGCGGTGGTGA